The following are encoded together in the Nitrospirota bacterium genome:
- a CDS encoding cupin domain-containing protein gives MNKVVVSIVCIIGIALAVAACAPTHAMRGAEDAPAMPPEPVVTYSASDAEPGQRIEHGELIVDVDAERQALHAQHHPHRAVETRKIPGRFEPPAMTSIKDFVLPKKDLTVINPGPGEYVHVMEGQRHGYRNLTVGITYTAPGGAPPMHTHVGEEAHVLLEGNILYALGDNIFAVEGPYIVNIPPMVPHSFQNLRDEVAELVVIFPANVWEYDVLDYFPFATPEAKAIAEQSRRGGHMQPEK, from the coding sequence GTCGTAGTAAGCATTGTATGCATTATCGGGATTGCGCTGGCAGTCGCAGCTTGCGCGCCAACTCACGCCATGAGAGGCGCCGAGGACGCTCCGGCTATGCCGCCTGAACCGGTGGTCACCTATTCCGCATCCGATGCAGAGCCCGGGCAGCGAATTGAGCACGGCGAATTGATCGTAGACGTCGATGCTGAGCGGCAGGCACTGCATGCTCAACATCATCCCCACAGGGCAGTGGAAACGCGAAAGATACCGGGGCGTTTCGAGCCACCGGCCATGACGTCAATCAAGGATTTTGTTCTCCCCAAAAAAGACCTGACAGTGATTAATCCCGGGCCCGGTGAGTACGTCCACGTTATGGAGGGGCAGAGACACGGCTATCGCAACCTGACCGTGGGGATCACCTACACTGCTCCGGGAGGCGCCCCGCCAATGCACACCCATGTGGGTGAAGAGGCACATGTACTGCTCGAAGGCAATATTCTCTATGCCCTGGGAGATAATATCTTTGCCGTAGAGGGCCCCTATATCGTCAATATCCCCCCGATGGTCCCTCACTCGTTTCAAAACCTGAGAGATGAAGTAGCCGAACTTGTCGTGATCTTTCCTGCAAACGTATGGGAGTATGACGTTCTGGACTATTTCCCTTTCGCAACTCCCGAGGCAAAAGCAATCGCGGAGCAATCGAGACGAGGCGGGCACATGCAGCCCGAGAAGTAA
- a CDS encoding DUF559 domain-containing protein, protein MRKIERNIARDRERTRELHAAGWIVLRVWESDIHTNLDAVVHRIISALG, encoded by the coding sequence ATAAGAAAAATCGAACGGAATATCGCACGCGATCGGGAGCGTACCCGCGAACTGCACGCAGCAGGATGGATTGTGCTTCGCGTTTGGGAATCAGATATTCACACCAATTTAGATGCTGTTGTTCACCGCATAATATCAGCATTAGGATAA